A segment of the Trifolium pratense cultivar HEN17-A07 linkage group LG7, ARS_RC_1.1, whole genome shotgun sequence genome:
ATACTAACCAAATATCtatttctcttttactctttattttttattatattttacaaatatttcaaaatacatacaaaaaatatttgagagtgtatttacaaaaataaaataaaaattaatgtccaaacatcatttttcaattcaataacACTCTTTGTAGAGGACACTATAGCTATGTagagtaaaagaaaattatgggATCAGTGTTAATTTGGCCTTTGTGGGTTTACCCTTACCTTATCTTTGTGAAACATTTGGTTCAGATTCTTCATAAAATGTTCATGGTAATAAAGGTGGGTTCACTTTAACTTGCAGATGGAGACCAATGTGAATTCAGTTATTGGTGACCCGTCTTTGAAAAAGTTGGTTGTAACTGAACAGCGTCCTTCCATGTGGAATGCCACGTTTTCTAGTTTCTTTCCCAATGAGGTGAGACTTCACTTCCTCTCTATCTCTGATAATCTGTTCACTGCCTATTCTTTTGTTAATTTGACTTTTGACTGGAGtgaattgtttttctttgccAAGTGTTTTATAGTACGTATAAATATAaaatgggtcatgttaacatgtgcataaatgacacatgttaatcttctaaatataaaaaattgcatttaatattcgaaaaaaatttaatgtttaagaagttaaatgcacaaattccaatatattatttctacttttgtttccttaacatgtgcccttggtgcacatgttaacattttccatataAAATATAGTACAGTAAATATTTAAGATTACCTATTTGTCAGGTTTCTGCCTTAGAATAAGGTGGAAAGTTTTGACCATTTTGATACAAACAAACAATGGAAGTTGAAAAAGCACATAGAAATAGAATACCCTGCAATGCATGATATAACTTgaaaattagtttaaaagtgACAAGCATTCTTCACACAAGTCGATTTTGTAGAATAGagataaattcaaaaaatggGTATAAGATTTTATCAATTGAGCCACCCACTATCGACCGACCGACACAAGTAATGCTACATATTGTAAATATTATGACCATTCTAGTTCTAGTAATAAAATGAGATGAATTTGGATTAATATTTCCACCAACATTCCATGCTGCATTGCTTTTGAATTTGTCTTATGTCTTATACAAATACAAATGAAAATACTTGGGGTGTACAATGTTGTGCATTAGTAACAGAACTTACTGAAATATTTAGCAGGAAAGAGCAGAGAGAATTGGCATTGACCCTTTAAAAGGACTCCCAAACTGGGCATGGCAAGGGCATAATAGTCAGGGCACTGCTTCCCCAGTACCACAATTCTCTACTGCAGCATCATCAGGATTCTCAATTTCAGCTACCTTTCCACCAAATGCCATCTTTCAAACACAATCTATGAACTCAATTCCACAGACACTCTGTTTCTCTCCATCCATGGCACCTGGTACCAATGCATCTCCATACTATTACCAGGTGAAGTCCTCTCAGGCACCACCACCATAGCCTAATAtattttgtaataataataatacagaTATATGAGTGGCAATTAATACGTACGCAACAAGCGTTTGCGTTAAAACTCAATTGTATAATTTGGTTAGGAATTTGATGTATACTGAGATATGACATTTTAATTGCTTATCTTggttaaaccattaatcactcACGCACGAACATTGTGTATCAAGGATAAAGCTGGAGTATATTTTGTTTATCTTCACATTTTAGCATTATTTCTTTCTAATTACTACCGAGTAGCAAGGAGTGAGTGACCCATCACATTGAAGTTatgtaaaaacaaatattacctcaaaaagaaaaagatggaatattactattactattaaaaaaattggtttctaCTAATATGAATTCTATTTCAGTTATTTTTGACTTTATAATAttagtaattagttgttaaCTATAATCTAATTCAATTATTACctcaaatatttttctaaaaaaaatattactagttGTTATGTCAAATGgtatttttctctttcattcTAATTTGATTCCGgatcaccaattttttttgttcaaactaGTTGAGTTATTCAACGTGACTcaataacatcaaaacaaaatttgtgTCAAAAAGTAAATATTGTAAATTTTCGGAAATTGGGAACACTTTCTCTTAGCCAATTTTTACAAGTATGACCGGTTAACTGATATAgtctaatatttttttcatactttTTCGGAATACTGCTTTTTAGCCCTGGTCTATATGAGTCCATTTCGGAATATACAATTCGAAACTCTGTGATTTTGAAAGATATCTTTCGAAGCATTTCCGAgagtaaaattgaattttgggaGGCCTGGGAACAATGCATGGGGCTAGAAGAGCAATTTCATTGAAAATGCTCTAGAAACACACTTCTATTATGAGTCAAACATCAagaatttctcatttttataacgtctgttACTTAAGGagcaaaaagataaaataagaaAGACATAGGGCACGTGAGAAACTGATAGGGTGACAAAAAAACATCTCCatgaaattatatttatatatataaattccttTAAATGTACGCCACATACTATATATCTTATTAGGATTTCCTTTCCACTGCTTCCTACTTGGTGAAGACATGACACAATAAAGTGGACTTGCAACTATCTAAGGCAACTTTTACAACACCATGGCAACCACAAATGCGTTGTTATTGATATTGTTTTCCCGATACCATGAGTGCCACATTTGAAGCATTTGTTTATTTCCTTTTGATGACGCTGACTTTTGATACTTAAATGTGTAGTTGGGGATTGGGGGGTTACGAGAAGAAGTTGTGTGGTGGTGACTGTAGATGTTTGTACTTAGAATATACACTATTGACATTGATTGATCGATTTTCAACAATTTCCACTatatatgtctttttttttttttactttgttttaatttatgtttatttgcAGCATAATTTACCATCTATCATGTAGTGCAATATCTAACTTCTTAATACTCCAGCTTTCTCATTCATAATGTTAAGGCATGTCCATTCCTTTAATTTCATTTGTATAGAATTTGGATACAACTTGACGTAAAGTGAGAGACAAATCCCCACTCAAACTCATTTTTAGGTCATACATGTAAAAAAGCTAGTTGTTCTGGATAAGTTTAAACTATCATTGCTTAAGTTGCTGCTATGTGTTCCAAATAAGGGTAATTGATGTCCCGAAATTTGATAACTGGACTAAAAGTACACACAATTTCTAATGGAACCAAGTCATATGAGCCATTTTCTTAGTTTGTGAGTGAAAACATGTTTTATCAAACCAATTTTTACATTGTAACTAAGTCACTTGAGCCATTTTGCACTTTTTGAGTGAAAATACAGTTTGTGGAACTAAGTCATCTAAGCCACGTGAAGAAGTTACATGTAAAGAAGATAAAAGTGCTTTAAAATAGGAGAAAGATGAATTTGACCATCAAGGGAAAATGAATGGGAGGGGAGTGTCTTAGCTACCCTTCAGGCTAATTATAAGAATAGGATGACTTACCTTTACTGTAAAGCACTTTCAAACTTTTTTGAGTTCTCAATGTCTCAAATCAAATTTGAAATAtcttttattcaaatttctaCTTTCCCTCTCAAACTCACATTCTCCCTTAAATCTtacatttcttttctttctaccCATTCTCTTCacaattttttctctctcattttctggtttttttttcctatgcTACTACTTTCTTCTTattattctgtttttttttttcctatgcTACTAAATGGGGGATCATACTATCAATCTTATcttatgtgtttattttatttttcagaatGCATACAAGAATAAAGTTGAAAAAACTGATGTGTTTTGAAGAAAGAACAGCGAGAAATAAAACAGGACTACACCATAGAATCTCCCtaaattttaactaatatataaattttaactatcgtatacgggataaattatcactgataaaaaaattcaaactaaatATTAATTGAGACAaattataactaataaaaatttcaaaaaaactaaTTGACACGGGATAAGttttaactgatatataaatttaactattttagacgaaataaattatcactgataaaaaattcaaagtactTATCATATGTGACACAAGTTAttactaataatatttttaaaaaaaattaaaaaaactattttatacggATTAAGTTCTAACTAATGTAAATTTCAAACTAActatgatatatgatatatgatatatggAGCAATTCTAAACCCGCTCtgctatgcataaaaataatcaTGCCCAGAAAAAGAAATGTCGGAGGGAAAATATCCCCCTAAAAGAGGACACTGGACCTTTCCTAAGTGACAACAGGGTTACACATCCAGAATaaattttccttattttcatagtCAAACAGtcattcaaaatcaaatatttagatgCAAAGCTGCTGTGAAAATTATTACACCTATCCGACACCGTATAATAATATACCATTTGTAACTGCTGATGTGAACAgacggaaaaaaaaaactgtatccAAACTGTATATAAATATGGTGTTGCACATCAAAATGTATGTCAACATAACATTTCTCTTGAATCAATCCCACCAAACTTCAATTTATATCCACAAGTTCAGTAAAGAAAATTACAATACCAAAAAATTATAGAGTTGATTTGCTGACTGTCCAACAAGTTTCCATTGTCCGCGCTTATAAAGAGAACACTCGACTAAGATCTAATGGCCATGCTTCCATCCATCATTGATTTCATAAATCTCACACAGCTTGCTTCCGCAATTCCAGACCTGGACATAGAAAAGGGAGGAAAGTTGAGTGATTGTTTCTTAACAACAGCCTAACAGCAAAGTCATCATTGCggtgttttaaataaatataatagtGGCTGACAAGTAGTTGATGACCTTTTCAACTATACATTATGGACCATGCTATTAAAAGCCAACTAGAGAGGAAGCTTGAAAATTTACCAGTTGCAGTTATAAACTGTACTGCTTCGAGTATCATCATAGCCACAGGTAGCCCATTAGACAACTTATGTCGAGAGCCAGCGCGATCACGTTCAGCAATGCTGGAAAAATTGTGCTTTTCCATTTCTGCCTTGGCTTTGCCATGGccaaaattgagaaaaatagtATAGCCAACAAATTCAAATCCCAAATGTCCTGTTGTTGTATAGATCCCCAGAATTTGGCATCTGGTATCTTGAATCATCATATCCTCTATGAAACTTATTATACCCAAGTCTTTCGTTTCGCAAAAGCTCGGCCATACCCATACTATTTCCATTCTGCATTTCATTCCACCCATCCCAATTGCCATTTGACATGACAGCATTTCTGGACTGCTGGAGAGACAATTGAGGATATGATGCCAGATTATTGACATGTGATTGATCAATCCGTGAAGAAATGCCATAAGAATCACCAAGCTGAGAGAAAGTGTTCCCAATTTCCGAAAATCGATGATTTTGTTGTGGTGAGAGAGATCTCTGCATCAATAACTGAAGCCTGGCTTCATTCTCAAGGTAATTTAATTGTGAGGAGTAATTGGATTGCAAGCCTGGAGTTGGGCTATTTAGCGCACCTTGAAGCCTCCCCTTACCAACTGCCAAAATAGCAGGATCCATAAACTCAATGTCTCCTGCCCCATAAAAATTCCCAGTTGAAGGTGTCTGATATGAATTTCTCCATAAGAAAGATGGGTCTAGCAATGAATTCCCTGTCAAAAGGAAAACAATTACATTCAACAATATTGCAAGAAGTAGGTACAAGCCGCACAAAACAATAACTAACCAGAAGTTGAGTCAAAAGCCTGCCCCATTCTCTCATGAGAAGAAAAACCAGGAGGTGGTGGCCTGCTTGGAACTGAAAATCCTGGGGGCGCCGAAATTTGTGGTTTAGGAACAGCTGAAAAATAGAGGAAAATAATTTATGTCTTCGAACAAAGAAACCAATGATAAGAAATACAACATTAAAGGCTACAGTGGCTAGTTTATGTTGGTTGTTAATACTCACCAGAAAACTTATTGGAAGAAGCAAAAAATTGACTACCGCCTATATTTTCAGATTCCTCAATGTTATTAGCGGGAAAGCCATTTGCAAAACCAATGTTGTCCAAAGACATGTTTGTTGTGTCCACAAAATCTTGAATGAGTGAGCGGCTTTTCACATATTGTTGGTTGGCACCATGAGATGGATTCACATCAAAGGTTTGGATTCTGGGTTCCTCTTGTCTTGCAAAAGAAAATCTTGATTGATTGGTTTGAACATTCCAAGAACTAGATTTCTTTAGTGAACCATTCTGATTTTCGGTGCTGTCACTTAACAACTTCGCCAAATTGTGGGGTGATAATAGTGAGTCATCCCAAGTATCAAACTCCATGGACaatatatttgaaattatacTACTCTCACCCTTATCTGTATCAGCGTCACTTCCAATATTAACTGCTTCACTAATTATTCTTCCAATGTGATCATTCCTTTCATCGTGAAGCAACCTGTAAGAACTGTCGCTGTCCAATTTCTCAGAATAGCCATTGCATAATGCTTTAGATCCAGGTAAGAGTGGTTCATACCCAACTTGATTATCTGTGGCTAAAGAACCAGAATTTACAACAGTACAAGGTTCGCCATGCTGCAGAGGATGAGGATTATTATGATTTGCAACAGGAGAGAAACACGACCTAGGCAAATAAGAATGACAAACAACTTCTGGATCCTTAAGCCTCTGACTATCGAAAGATATCAcatcatcttcaacttcaacataGCCTGATGCTACCTCAGATTTACAATCCAATTTCAAATCATGTTGTTCCTTTGAATTACAGACTCCATTATCTGATATAGAAGCTTTACTGGCTGCATTTGTAAATATTTCATCTCTAAATTTGTCCACATTATATTCTAATCCTTGAGACTGCAGAGACTTAGACTTAACCGATTCATAATCAGGAGGTTGGCTGCTAGGTTTGGTTACGGTGTAATGTTCATTTTGGGCATTTCTATCAAGGTCAACAGAGGACAACTCATCGGACAAATTTTGAATCTCTTCATTGGTAGCAGTAATTGCTTTCCCAGGACTAAAGTTGCCGTTTGAATTTGTAGTGATGTCAATAGACTTTGTTGTGTTTGATGTTGTACAACACCCACTACAATAATCTTTATCTAATGGTATAGAAGACAACTGGGTGCTCAAATTCACAGGTGCAGGAGAAACATCAGAAGCCAAAGTTTGTTCGCCTGCACTCGCCAGGGCATccttacaattattttttactccAGGCATTATACTATGATGAGTCCCATCACTTGACAGTGGCCTCTTTATTGTATCACT
Coding sequences within it:
- the LOC123893979 gene encoding uncharacterized protein LOC123893979 isoform X2, giving the protein MSDEGERTCPLCAEEMDLTDQQLRPCKCGYQICVWCWHHIMDMAEKDATEGRCPACRSAYDKEKIVGMAANCERLVAEVHMERKMKSQKAKSKTSEGRKQLSNVRVIRRNLVYIVGLPLDLSDEDLLQQREYFGQYGKVLKVSMSRTAAGVVQQFPNNTCSVYITYSKEEEAIRCIKNVHGFVLEGKPLRACFGTTKYCHAWLRNMPCSNPDCVYLHEVGSQEDSFTKDEVVSAYTSHVQQITGAATNMERRAGNVLPPPLDDCTSNTSGRPIVKNYSTNSVSTVRGLPSNGSHAKPVAPSAAWGLRATNSQPAAGGLSCPAGLSKSKPDSISITLPFSSAVAGTIPVSLHSDTIKRPLSSDGTHHSIMPGVKNNCKDALASAGEQTLASDVSPAPVNLSTQLSSIPLDKDYCSGCCTTSNTTKSIDITTNSNGNFSPGKAITATNEEIQNLSDELSSVDLDRNAQNEHYTVTKPSSQPPDYESVKSKSLQSQGLEYNVDKFRDEIFTNAASKASISDNGVCNSKEQHDLKLDCKSEVASGYVEVEDDVISFDSQRLKDPEVVCHSYLPRSCFSPVANHNNPHPLQHGEPCTVVNSGSLATDNQVGYEPLLPGSKALCNGYSEKLDSDSSYRLLHDERNDHIGRIISEAVNIGSDADTDKGESSIISNILSMEFDTWDDSLLSPHNLAKLLSDSTENQNGSLKKSSSWNVQTNQSRFSFARQEEPRIQTFDVNPSHGANQQYVKSRSLIQDFVDTTNMSLDNIGFANGFPANNIEESENIGGSQFFASSNKFSAVPKPQISAPPGFSVPSRPPPPGFSSHERMGQAFDSTSGNSLLDPSFLWRNSYQTPSTGNFYGAGDIEFMDPAILAVGKGRLQGALNSPTPGLQSNYSSQLNYLENEARLQLLMQRSLSPQQNHRFSEIGNTFSQLGDSYGISSRIDQSHVNNLASYPQLSLQQSRNAVMSNGNWDGWNEMQNGNSMGMAELLRNERLGYNKFHRGYDDSRYQMPNSGDLYNNRTFGI
- the LOC123893979 gene encoding uncharacterized protein LOC123893979 isoform X1; translation: MSDEGERTCPLCAEEMDLTDQQLRPCKCGYQICVWCWHHIMDMAEKDATEGRCPACRSAYDKEKIVGMAANCERLVAEVHMERKMKSQKAKSKTSEGRKQLSNVRVIRRNLVYIVGLPLDLSDEDLLQQREYFGQYGKVLKVSMSRTAAGVVQQFPNNTCSVYITYSKEEEAIRCIKNVHGFVLEGKPLRACFGTTKYCHAWLRNMPCSNPDCVYLHEVGSQEDSFTKDEVVSAYTRSHVQQITGAATNMERRAGNVLPPPLDDCTSNTSGRPIVKNYSTNSVSTVRGLPSNGSHAKPVAPSAAWGLRATNSQPAAGGLSCPAGLSKSKPDSISITLPFSSAVAGTIPVSLHSDTIKRPLSSDGTHHSIMPGVKNNCKDALASAGEQTLASDVSPAPVNLSTQLSSIPLDKDYCSGCCTTSNTTKSIDITTNSNGNFSPGKAITATNEEIQNLSDELSSVDLDRNAQNEHYTVTKPSSQPPDYESVKSKSLQSQGLEYNVDKFRDEIFTNAASKASISDNGVCNSKEQHDLKLDCKSEVASGYVEVEDDVISFDSQRLKDPEVVCHSYLPRSCFSPVANHNNPHPLQHGEPCTVVNSGSLATDNQVGYEPLLPGSKALCNGYSEKLDSDSSYRLLHDERNDHIGRIISEAVNIGSDADTDKGESSIISNILSMEFDTWDDSLLSPHNLAKLLSDSTENQNGSLKKSSSWNVQTNQSRFSFARQEEPRIQTFDVNPSHGANQQYVKSRSLIQDFVDTTNMSLDNIGFANGFPANNIEESENIGGSQFFASSNKFSAVPKPQISAPPGFSVPSRPPPPGFSSHERMGQAFDSTSGNSLLDPSFLWRNSYQTPSTGNFYGAGDIEFMDPAILAVGKGRLQGALNSPTPGLQSNYSSQLNYLENEARLQLLMQRSLSPQQNHRFSEIGNTFSQLGDSYGISSRIDQSHVNNLASYPQLSLQQSRNAVMSNGNWDGWNEMQNGNSMGMAELLRNERLGYNKFHRGYDDSRYQMPNSGDLYNNRTFGI